A single region of the Chionomys nivalis chromosome 23, mChiNiv1.1, whole genome shotgun sequence genome encodes:
- the Mrps11 gene encoding 28S ribosomal protein S11, mitochondrial has product MQVLRNAGSWLLRSWAGHGMTRLVVVAPAQPIHTGAPSLEDAAAKQKTEKEAVPSRFSIYPPAPGQESPLRWAGMRFEEVPVAHIKATHNNTQIQVVSATNVSLARASCGTEGFRNAKKGTGIAAQTAGIAAAAKATGKGVTHIRVIVKGMGPGRWSAIKGLTMGGLEVVSVTDNTPVPHNGCRPRKARRL; this is encoded by the exons ATGCAGGTTTTGAGAAACGCAGGATCGTGGCTCCTGCGGTCTTGGGCTGGACATGGGATGACCAG GCTTGTGGTGGTTGCCCCAGCTCAGCCTATCCACACCGGAGCCCCGAGCTTAGAAGACGCGGCTGCTAAGcagaaaactgaaaaggaagcGGTTCCGAGCCGCTTCAG CATTTaccctccagctccaggacaggaaagcCCTCTGCGGTGGGCAGGGATGAGGTTTGAGGAGGTCCCAGTCGCACATATTAAAGCAACCCACAACAA CACACAGATCCAGGTAGTGTCTGCTACTAACGTGTCCTTGGCCCGCGCCTCCTGTGGCACAGAAGGCTTTCGCAATGCCAAGAAGGGCACCGGCATCGCAGCACAGACAGCAGGCATCGCAGCGGCCGCA AAAGCCACAGGAAAGGGAGTGACCCACATCAGAGTTATAGTGAAAGGCATGGGGCCAGGACGCTGG TCTGCCATCAAAGGACTGACCATGGGGGGTCTGGAAGTAGTCTCAGTCACAGACAACACCCCTGTCCCACACAACGGCTGTCGGCCCCGGAAGGCTCGAAGGCTGTGA